A genomic window from Glycine max cultivar Williams 82 chromosome 17, Glycine_max_v4.0, whole genome shotgun sequence includes:
- the LOC100818167 gene encoding YTH domain-containing protein ECT4 yields the protein MEMYDVSETRNADAYLIEGTDLNLHLTSPNIQQFQAMFNDGAPEFVADQNLYYPAATNYGYYCTGFESPGEWEDHHRIFGVDGPDIQYTGAQNESFPYVYYTPSYGFAQSPYNPYNPYIPGAMIGVDGSFGGAEQYYSLPNYQNTISSPAYIPVVQPDNFPNSSVDSSFDTSASVSRPDGKGLKHKFNSASGSFTRNSSKSLSNPTSSLARISEGPRDNTGVKKDLTSGRGFLNMASSPVHQARSIDASTHAVDISNGNVLSHSNQLKIASPLSSGFSDYGSNANGQSVVAKLRPKVHVGKGLSEVNGSSDVLGEQNRGPRISNYKSKFPLAVKAYANKGDDNTQENIIISTDQYNREDFPVNYENAKFFVIKSYSEDDVHKSIKYNVWSSTPHGNKKLQSTHEDAKRIASGNFGSCPIFLFFSVNASGQFCGVAEMIGPVDFNKDMDFWQQDKWSGSFPVKWHIIKDVPNANFRHIILENNENKPVTNSRDTQEIMYSKGLEMLKIFKNHNLKTSLLDDFMYYENRQKIMQEEKAKLLIRSFKNPLVLPTLEPPRKLNFVIDIPPVGDEKNAKMDDEVDSLKQISSAGHIVSSSEITSTTSVDEKAEKGSVDKEDIASVLKIGSVTITPKQVETKPSGISVANKEPLDVITVGSMQIRVNGFAESSGFLKIGTIPLDPRTLQLDGGSRVKNGS from the exons ATGGAAATGTATGATGTTTCTGAAACTAGAAATGCAGATGCTTATTTg ATTGAAGGCACTGATTTAAACTTACATCTGACAAGCCCAAATATTCAACAATTTCAAGCCATGTTTAATGATGGAGCCCCTGAATTTGTTGCTGATCAGAACTTGTATTACCCTGCTGCCACCAATTATGGGTATTACTGTACAG GATTTGAATCACCCGGAGAATGGGAGGACCACCATAGGATTTTTGGTGTAGATGGTCCTGATATTCAGTACACA GGTGCACAAAACGAAAGTTTTCCATATGTATATTATACACCTAGCTATGGATTTGCACAGTCTCCATACAATCCATACAATCCTTATATTCCTGGTGCAATGATAGGAGTTGATGGTTCATTTGGAGGAGCAGAGCAATATTACTCCCTCCCCAATTATCAAAACACTATTTCTTCACCTGCTTATATTCCTGTTGTTCAACCTGACAATTTCCCTAACAGTTCTGTTGACTCATCGTTTGATACCAGTGCTTCTGTCAGCAGACCTGATGGAAAAGGTTTAAAACATAAGTTCAATTCAGCTTCTGGTTCCTTTACTAGGAACTCTTCAAAATCATTATCAAATCCCACAAGTTCCTTGGCCAGGATATCAGAAGGTCCGAGAGATAATACTGGGGTGAAGAAAGATTTGACAAGTGGCAGGGGTTTTCTTAATATGGCTTCCTCACCTGTCCATCAG GCCAGAAGCATTGATGCCTCGACCCATGCTGTAGATATTTCCAATGGAAATGTTTTGTCCcatagtaatcaattaaaaatagctTCCCCTCTGAGTAGTGGATTTTCTGATTATGGATCTAATGCTAATGGACAGTCTGTGGTTGCTAAACTTCGACCAAAGGTTCATGTAGGTAAAGGACTGAGTGAAGTAAATGGAAGTTCTGATGTTTTAGGTGAGCAAAATCGGGGCCCGAGAATTAGTAATTATAAGTCAAAATTTCCACTGGCTGTCAAAGCCTATGCAAATAAAGGAGATGACAATACACAAGAGAATATCATCATTTCTACTGATCAATATAACAGGGAGGATTTCCCTGTCAATTATGAAAATGCAaagttttttgttataaaatcgTACAGTGAAGATGATGTGCACAAAAGCATTAAATATAATGTGTGGTCATCAACACCTCATGGAAACAAGAAGCTGCAGAGTACTCATGAAGATGCTAAGAGAATAGCTTCTGGAAATTTTGGAAGCTGccctatctttcttttcttttct GTTAATGCAAGTGGTCAATTTTGTGGGGTTGCAGAGATGATTGGACCTGTTGACTTCAATAAGGACATGGACTTTTGGCAGCAAGATAAATGGAGTGGGAGCTTCCCTGTAAAGTGGCACATCATAAAAGATGTGCCAAATGCAAATTTTAGGCACATTATACTAGAGAACAATGAGAACAAACCTGTCACTAATAGCAGAGACACACAAGAG ATAATGTATAGTAAAGGTTTGGAAATGctgaaaatattcaaaaaccATAATttgaagacatctttgcttgatgACTTTATGTATTATGAAAATCGTCAGAAGATCATGCAGGAAGAAAAGGCCAAGTTGCTAATTAGAAGTTTTAAAAATCCGTTAGTGTTACCCACATTAGAACCACCTCGTAAGTTGAATTTTGTCATTGACATCCCTCCAGTTGGTGAtgagaaaaatgcaaagatgGATGACGAGGTTGATAGCCTAAAACAGATTTCAAGTGCTGGACATATTGTTAGTAGTTCTGAGATCACCAGCACTACATCTGTGGATGAAAAGGCTGAGAAAGGTTCAGTTGATAAAGAAGATATTGCTTCTGTCCTTAAGATTGGTTCAGTTACTATTACCCCAAAACAGGTGGAGACTAAACCATCTGGCATTAGTGTTGCTAATAAGGAACCGCTTGATGTTATCACAGTAGGCTCAATGCAAATCAGAGTTAATGGATTTGCCGAGTCATCCGGTTTTTTGAAGATTGGGACTATTCCCCTTGATCCAAGAACACTACAGCTGGACGGAGGTTCTCGTGTTAAAAATGGATCTTAA